In Rhododendron vialii isolate Sample 1 chromosome 9a, ASM3025357v1, the following are encoded in one genomic region:
- the LOC131299619 gene encoding uncharacterized protein LOC131299619, protein MCGYFYKSNRVLVSLQLDIGDLKGQGYDNGSNMKGKNKGVQTRVLEVNSRAFYMLCGWHSLNFVLCNMANSYSKAKIFFEVVQRLYVLFSSSTQRWAILKDNLKDVKGLTLKTLSQIRWESRIESIKSITYHPSKLKDALVDANDTTESIAQSEAKSLAKNELENFEFLFAMAIWYKLLFAVNIVSKFLQSEDMCIDLAIEKLKDLI, encoded by the exons ATGTGTGGATATTTCTACAAGTCCAATAGAG TATTAGTTAGCCTTCAACTTGATATTGGTGACTTAAAGGGACAAGGTTATGATAATGGCTCCaacatgaaaggaaaaaataagggTGTGCAAACAAGGGTACTTGAAGTAAATTCAAGAGCATTCTATATGTTATGTGGTTGGCATAGTCTCAATTTTGTTCTTTGTAATATGGCCAACTCTTATTCTAaagcaaaaatatttttcgaagTGGTACAACGTCTATATGTGTTGTTTTCCTCTTCAACCCAACGGTGGGCAATTTTAAAAGACAATTTGAAAGATGTGAAGGGTCTCACGCTTAAGACATTGTCACAAATACGTTGGGAAAGTCGTATTGAAAGCATCAAGTCAATAACATACCATCCCTCAAAACTAAAAGATGCTTTGGTAGACGCAAACGACACGACAGAGTCGATAGCACAAAGTGAAGCTAAATCTCTTGCAAAGAACGAACTTGAGAATTTTGAGTTCTTGTTTGCCATGGCTATTTGGTACAAGTTGTTGTTTGCTGTTAACATTGTGAGCAAGTTTCTTCAAAGTGAAGACATGTGCATAGACCTTGCTATCGAGAAGTTAAAAGACcttatttga
- the LOC131300548 gene encoding uncharacterized protein LOC131300548 produces METSDPRSDSYYGILGVNVDSSDKEIRRAYRKLAMQWHPDKWTRSPSLLGEAKHKFQQIQEAYSVLSDQRKRAMYDAGLYHTLEDEDEDFSDFLMEMMSLMNQAKRECKSYSMEELQSMFTDMAKGFEYPNWSYSPHFQWPSSYESSQWGQEPSTFNDSGNSKRSQCTTYPMAGTNSHICVSNFQMY; encoded by the exons ATGGAAACCTCCGATCCGAGGTCGGATTCCTATTACGGAATTCTTGGTGTTAACGTGGACTCCTCCGATAAAGAGATTCGCCGTGCCTATCGCAAACTTGCTATG CAATGGCATCCTGACAAATGGACAAGAAGCCCGTCTCTGTTGGGTGAGGCCAAACACAAATTTCAACAAATTCAAGAAGCATATTCAG TGTTGTCGGATCAGAGGAAGAGGGCTATGTATGACGCGGGATTATATCATACTCTTGAAGACGAGGATGAG GACTTTTCTGATTTTCTGATGGAAATGATGTCTCTCATGAATCAAGCCAAAAGAGAG TGCAAGAGTTACAGCATGGAAGAATTGCAGAGCATGTTCACTGATATGGCCAAGGGTTTCGAGTACCCAAATTGGTCTTATTCCCCGCATTTCCAATGGCCTTCTTCCTACGAGTCTTCCCAATGGGGTCAAGAGCCCTCTACGTTTAATGACTCTGGAAATTCCAAGAGAAGTCAATGCACGACATATCCCATGGCCGGAACAAACTCACATATATGCGTATCTAATTTCCAGATGTATTGA
- the LOC131299618 gene encoding uncharacterized protein LOC131299618 — protein sequence MQKYLDKVKAQVAKLQSFSIVRIPREENIEADYLAKLATVKEDAIPRNTPVRYLELPSISTPNVQIQAIDYSTSWMGPIVEYITNETLPDNKDKARQLKIRAAKYLMLGDVLYRKSFSLPYLRCLTTAESIRVMEEVHQGVCGDHQGSRMLAYKLLRLGYYWPSIQKDCNSMVQKCEKCQHFANIIHGSPMALTPMKGPWPFAQWGVDLIGPLPMAAGQGIHVHYASKAHPKANGQVKVTNRTIKKGIKKRLREAKGAWPDELYNVLWAYHTTPRTVTGETPYSLAFGAEAVVPIEIELFNYRTVSTDH from the exons ATGCAAAAGTACTTGGATAAAGTAAAGGCCCAAGTTGCAAAGCTACAAAGCTTTAGTATTGTCAGGATCCCAAGGGAGGAGAACATTGAAGCTGATTATTTGGCAAAATTGGCCACGGTTAAGGAGGATGCTATTCCACGAAACACCCCTGTACGATACTTGGAATTACCAAGTATCTCTACCCCAAACGTACAAATTCAAGCTATTGACTACAGCACTTCATGGATGGGCCCCATAGTTGAGTACATAACAAATGAGACCTTACCAGACAACAAGGACAAAGCTAGGCAGCTCAAGATCAGGGCTGCAAAATACTTAATGTTGGGAGATGTGCTGTATAGAAAGAGCTTCTCATTACCATACCTTAGATGTTTGACCACGGCAGAATCTATACGGGTTATGGAAGAGGTCCACCAAGGGGTATGTGGGGACCACCAAGGTAGCCGCATGTTGGCCTATAAACTCCTTAGGTTGGGGTACTACTGGCCAAGCATACAAAAGGATTGCAACTCTATGGTCCAAAAATGTGAGAAATGCCAACACTTTGCAAACATCATTCATGGATCCCCCATGGCCCTAACTCCAATGAAAGGACCCTGGCCATTTGCCCAGTGGGGAGTAGACTTAATTGGCCCACTTCCAATGGCAGCAGGCCAG GGAATACACGTACATTATGCATCCAAAGCTCACCCAAAAGCCAATGGCCAAGTGAAAGTCACAAATCGAACAATTAAGAAAGGAATCAAGAAGAGACTACGAGAAGCTAAAGGAGCTTGGCCAGATGAGTTATACAATGTGCTATGGGCATATCATACAACACCCCGAACTGTAACTGGAGAAACTCCATATTCTCTAGCATTTGGGGCCGAGGCAGTAGTCCCAATTGAAATTGAACTCTTCAACTATAGGACCGTAAGCACGGACCACTAG